The genomic stretch TCTTTTTGGATAATGGAAACTGAATAAGAAGACATGGATCCATGGACTCTGTGTCTCTAGGTTAACGGATCCATGGATTATGCAGAGCACAATTCCTTCTGTGCTTCCCTTCTAGCCTTGTAAAAATACAAAGAGATACCTCTCCTTTTGCTTGCAGATTTCAATATTTAATTCACATTGGTGGATCACAAGATCATTTTGGATGTTAGTCATTTGTTGAATCTTGCTCACGATATATAATTTTGCAAACAAGACATCCATACCATGCATCAAGGATTATTCGTCACTGAGATACTCGCTCTGTTCCGTAATGTAAGTCGATTTAGCTTTTCCacatacatagattttgctatgcacctaagtataggattatatctaaatacataataaatTCACgtatatagaaaagttaaaacgaaatATAGAACGGAGGGAGCTTCAAAGCCAAAGCTGTCAGTATAATCCACCGGATATTTTGCCTTGGCCCTCGACCAAACAAATCGTAATCACAAGGCCATCTTGCTACATCTAGCtttgtttggaaactagcaaGACATAAAAAAGAGTAAGCTGGCATCTGGCACAGGGGTAATTGTCATCTCGGATACTACTACGGATAATTAGCGTCTCGGATACTACTACGGATATGGAATCTTGCTGCCAATCGATAAAATATGCGGTCGGATATTCCAAAGCATCAATCCAAGGTAATCGAAGTTTTCGTAAGTTCATTGTAAATGGAGAATACCGAaacagtcttttttttttaatttccaaCGGGAACATTCTTAATATTGAAGAGCAAACGGAGAGCTAAACTACCATATATACACACATTTGAATGAAATCTAGATAATTCCACTGAAGTCTCTGATTAATGAAAACACTGAAAGTAGCCTTTTAAAAGTCAGGAAATTTCGATAAAATCGAAAAAGGCTTTACAAAAGTATGTAAAATTTCTCTAAAACAATACTATCATTAGGAACAGAATTATAGGTTGGGGAAATTGCCTCTTGTTGGAGCCTTGGAGGCCATGGATGAACCTGTGAAGTGAAGGATGCAGGGGAAAAGGTAAAGTCAGTGCATCTTGGAAGACTAAGCACTCCAACTCCAAGCATGCGTACCAAGACCATCCTCTGCCCCCAACCGTACTCCCAATTCAGTGTCGGATAATTGGGCACGTAGCACTGTATTGTCACCGTCACCGGGACAGCATTATTAGAAAGAGTCCTGGCACAACACTCAAGCAAACCTTACGTGATTACATGAAAACTCTGCTGAAAACAACACCTGGAATGGCCAGACCATTTCTCAGTCCCCTCTGTTCTTCAGGAAACTATACGTGCTGGTATGCACTACAAGTTTTGATATTCAGAAATGGAGTCAGACAGGCCTAGTCATCTTGTGCCTCGTGTCGTGGATTTGTTGGCCACAGCACTTGGCCTCTGTCGTCTTCTAAGTTCCAAGAACAGCATCTATCTCTTCGGAGAAGCAAAGGCGGATTGCCTCCAGATTGCTAGGGCCTAAAACCGCATAAATCAACTGCACCTAATGTGTTCCATGGAGATTAGGTGCATGACTAAACTTATTAATTTTATTGCTTGAGAATTCTGCTGTTCTTTAGTTGAAACTTCTTTATCTATACCTATGGCAACACTCTGATGATTCGGAGGCACATGGAACATATTAGTAAGGAGTCTGGAATAGCTAGTTGACTTCTTGGACAGCTGCACAAAGAACAAACGCATGCAGATTGTGAGATTGACGCACATGAACCGATCCAAAAGAGTTTCTTAGAACAGTAGGAGTGCCACTGCCATCAATCATTGGACATTCCCCTGATGGCAAAATAGAGCTCATTTAGGGCTGAAAGCTTCCAAAGATAAGCCAAGGATAATGCTTGGGAAAAAGATCCGTATCAGTTATTCATAACCTAACGTTGGTGCCCTGCCCACTGGCAATCATATCATACTTGAGATCTGGTTCTAACATGGAACAGAATTGATTACGGGGTCACCTAGGGGAACTCACCGAAGATTGGACCATCCAGAAATGAAATTTGACAGCATGATCATCATTAGAACATTTCTAGCGACATGATCTCAGTAAGAATTATGTAATACATAACAACGAAGTAAACACAAGAATTATGTACAAAGTGGCATGTGGAGGCCAGGCCCAATATTTGGCATTTGCTCCACTGCATTATTTGAAGAGTCAACAAATGCAAGGAGCATTTGGATACACATACACACTAGGGATGATGGCAGAAACATAGCTGTTCATACAGATACAGCCTCCACATATCATACAAACAACTGAAGACGTGCCGATCAAAGGGTGAAATGAATGGAAAATCGAACACACACAGCCATGTCCGCGGCTAAAATTCGGAGCAGATGGCAAGGGGCAGCAATGAATTCAATCAGTACTGCAGTACAATCTCTAAACTACCAGCTGGTACAGCACGCCATCCAAGAGACCAAGATTCAAGGTTCAGTCTTGTGGCGCGATTGTAGCAGAGTCCCAATCAGACCATGTACGTCATACCGACACGCATGATGTTCGAGTGGGGGACCTTCAGGGTCGCGGTGCCAGCCCTGCAGTTCCTCCTGAGGAATGCGTAGAAATAGTTGATGATAAACTTCTTCGTGAAGAATGACTCCTTCCTCGCCCTCACGTCGCCATGAGCTAAGAGATACGTGAACCCAGATGCGATGGCTTCTCTCAGAGCTTCCAGCTCGTACTCTAACGCAGGGTCTTCTTCTGCAGACATGGAGCTGGAGGGAAGCACAGGAGCATTACCATCTCTGGTGCCCATTCTGTTGTCATCACCAGATCTCTGATCAGAAAGCAGTGGAGTTTGCAGATCGCCTTCACAAGCAGGAGACTGAGGCACCTCAGATACAACAGATATGTCATCACGCTCAGCATCCGTTGTGCTTGCCTCAAGCGCGATTTCCTGGGCTTCCCTCCTCAAAAATTTCTCAAGACTCTCGACCAGAAGCTGCTCAAAGAAGCCATGATCCTCCTTCCTAACATCCTTATAACCATAGCGCGCGACGCAGCGAAACATATGGTAGTCCTTTTGACCAACCCTTCGGAACAAGAACCTTTCTTCAAGCGGGACATATGGGATCGGAACATACTTTATGCAAACAAAAACGATCGTGGAGTGCATTGCTGGCAGCGTGACCAACAGTTGGCCAAAGATTGATGGGATTCCCTGGACCAATTCGTTGTACACAAGTCCAATGCCTGGAACTCTTACAGTCCCGAGTGTGGCTCCAAGGTCAAGGATGCAGTCCAGTGATATCTTGCCCCGCATCTCACTCTGATATTTCAACACACTTCCATAGTTCCATGTGTACATTATGCAGAGAAACAGTGATGAGAAAGCCAGCGGTAACCAACCTCCTTCTTTTATCTTTGACAGAACGGCGGTTAAGTAAACAAACTCCACTGTGCCAAAAAGAATAGGAAAGAACAGCACAAGAAACAAGTTGGTTTGCCATATAAGCATCATCACCAAAGTCACCAGTACAGTGCTAACCATCATGACACCAACTTCAGCAATACCTGAAagttcaaagaaaaaagaaggtaATTGATGCAAAGGGGACAATTGTTTAGTAAAAATAGATAACTACAGCCTATGGGACTACATTACACATCGTTCACAAATCTCTGTAGCAAAATCCACCCATAGTAGTAGCAAGTCTACTTAGTCACAAGCTGATTATCGTGAAACATAGTACATGAAATGGACGGATTTGGGGGGAttaatgtttcaaaaaaatacttaAAAGTAGCACGAGAGATGCAGTTGTATGTTCCTTGAAGATCAAAGTACTAACCATATGCATTGGCGATATCATTGGTACTTCTGAAAGCAGCCACAATGATGATGCACATGACCATAAGAAACCAATTCATCACAGGTATGTAAATCTGACCCATGACTTTCTTGGAAGTATGGATTATCTTAATCCTAGGAAAGCAACCAAGAGCCATCGCCTGCTTTATGCATGAGAATGTTGCAGATATCATAGCTTGGCTGGCAATCATAGCAGCAAGTGTAGCAATCACAAATACTGGCCAGAATAGAACTCCTGCTTTGCAGATCAAAGTTTAGACTTAGTGAAACTCACACAAATAATTTAGAGTGATTATAACCTAGATCAACCTGATATATTTATTACCAGCTGAAAGTTTTACCTGGTACAGAGTCATAAAATACTCTTTGTACAGCAAGTGGATTTTTCATCAAAAATGCAGCTTGTCCCATGTAAGCAATAAGCAGACAGGGGAATACAATAGCGGTAAATGCTATCTGGAAcccaaaaaggaagaagaaaaaagagtgGTGAAACTGAGTGTGTCAGATAATGAACAAAATGTACAGGATATCATGTAAAAACACACAGAGAGGGAGGGGGTTAACCTGTATTGATTTGACAGAGAAATGGCCCAAATCAGCAAACATTGCTTCAGCTCCTAAAGTTATAAAAGATAATGAGTTAAgtgtacaaatattttttttatgtcaGGTTTTTAATGAATGATCAAATCAATGGAAAATTTCTTGACCAGCATAATGGTAAAAGATGGTATAGCAATACTGAACAAGTGATGGAAACTCTACTGAAGGATGCACTGATGCAAGGTACAATGGTACAGCTGAGGAAAGAGCATTTTCATCACTCATGATATTGTCTGTTCTTGTAAAAGCATTATTGGTAGTGTGATGCAAGAGTTCAAAAATGTTGACTGTTGATAACAAGAATATATTTGAATGCAAAATCAGCCCTTCCTTCAAAAGACGCCAAAAATAAGAGAGGAATGCTGTTGCTGGAGAAAGGAGGCACCTGTGATGCACAGGACACAACCACCAAGAGCTGACCATGCCTTTAAGCCGTTTGTTGCGAAAAACAAGTATATATACACCGGATTGAATGCTCTCACAACAGATATATCATACTTAACAATATTATATATTCCAATAGAGCCCAAATTAAGAAACCAGAGTCCCAAAATAGGAGCAAACATGAATCCAACTTTGCCAGTCCCGAACCTCTGCACGCTAAACAGTAGCACAAGAACTATGATGGAGACTATTACAACAGCATCTACAAAAAAATAGAGGGTGGAACATAAGGCACAAATATTCCTTTACCAAATAATGAAAAGATCTATTTGGTCAGTAAACCaatgaaaataaaaggaaaaattgCTGTAGATATTAGAATACGATTGAATATGGAGTATCAAACCTGTATCGAATCCTCGAACTTGACCCTGGAGACCACTGACAGCAGACATGACTAAACACAAGAACAAAGAGAGGGTCAGGTGCGAACAGCGGTTACATAACATCTGTTAATGGAGCAAACTAGGATCACATAGTGTATGAAACACCTGACATTGACGGAGTGAGAATGCCGTCACCAATCACCATAGAAGTTCCCATCAGAACTAAGAACAGGAGAATGTTCTTGAAGAGCGGTTTCTTTTCTAGGCAGTCTTTGACAAACATAGCACGCTCAAGTTCGGGAGTTGGCAACTTAAGCCTAAAACTAGATATATCTTCATCCACACGCTGCTGATTCGGAAGCAGGCTAACTTTTGCATACCTGCAAATCAATGAATACAGTGCAAAAGTGCCCCCTGCAACCATGAGAAGGTACAGTCAGTAAGTTAACCAATCCACAACCTAGAGAAGGGCATACCAGCCAATGGCAGTCATGATGTACTGAAACCAAAATCGCACATTGCTCATCCTACCTTCCCCATTGTCATTAGCCTTGAGCACTATAAACACGTATTTCGCGAAAGGTATTAACGCGATCGTGTACATGACCAGCGAAAGTGCTCCCAGGATCTCAACCTCCGACTTTATGGGCACCTTGCTGAACACATCGCTGAAGACGTAGAGAGGGCTCGTCCCCATGTCTCCGTAGACCACGCCGAGGGTTTGAAAAGCCATCGCGATGGTGCTCACCATCGATAATTCCTGGCGAAAAGTGGAGCTCAGAGGTTTCAGTCATTGGGATCATGCATGATTCGAGTCCTAGAATATTAGCATCTGAAGCGCACATGTTCCCCACATCCCAGACACGGACAAGGAATCCATGGATAGCTGAATACAGAAGCAGAGCCGATGCTATCACCGTAACACCTACCCAAAATTGTTCCAAAGTTCATCAAGACGCATCTAGCAAGCCTCAAGCGATCGCCCCCATTCATTGCGCTAGCCAAGGAAATGGTGAAAGCTCGCATTATTATTTCCAGTTTCTCGCCACACGAGAGACACGCGAGCGGCTCCATTCCCCCGACGCTATACCGAGGATTTCGATTCGCGGACGCACCTTGCTGCTGTGCCCGTGCGCGCCGCGCACGTTCATGGCCTCGACGTCGAGCGAGTCCACCCGGCGGGGCCGCttgccgagccgccgccggaacGTGCCGGAGGACACCCGCGACGCGGGGGCCCCGGCCGAGGCCGCGGCGCCCCACTCGGCGGAGGTGGTCGCGCCCGATCGCTCGTCCCCGAGCGACCACGACGCGGACTCGGACGAGTCGACCTCGCTGCCGTCCACCCAGCGCGAGCCCCCCGAGCGCGTCGGCGTCAGGAACCGCTCCGTCGGCGGCTCCTCCTGGATCCCGCCGTCGTCCAtcgcgccgccctcctcctcctcctccggcggccgcTGACGGGTTCGAGGGTGGCGGGGGCGCGGATCCGATAGAGGCGGACGGAGGGGTGACTGACtgggcgagcgagcgagcgccgAGCGATGCGTGCTCGTGCCGAGCGCTTTTGCTGTTTTGGATTTTCTTCCGCGCCGTGCAATCAATTCTGATAGGGCTGTACTGTACGGCTACGATTTTTTAGTGGCTCTCGGGTGGCTTTTCTCCGTTTGTTTATGCAATCGGATTATCACGCTGTTGTTTTTTCTTGTCAGTTTTTCTTGTTAGAAAATTGCAAGGGATCTTCCGGCGGGTTGAAAAGCATCTCTTACAACACGTAGAAAAGCGTGATTTATTTTATCTAGGGACTAGTGTGGTTCATTGGTCTACCTTGTattgcaagtttttttttttatcaatggaATGACAGAACTATATATAAGATTAAGACTTGCGAGTTGCGACTATAAGCTTTCCACATTTGATAGCTTTAAATGGTCCCTATAAAAGGATTTTATCAATATAATTTACATTTGTAGTGAGAGGAAGTGTTCCTATAATTTACATTTGTAACCATAGTTTGGTAGCTTCTCATATTTAAAcaagaaaatatgaaaaaaaatatacatattgCAAAGTCATATAAAGTACTGTAACTTTGCACTTTTTTCCTTGAATGTGCAGAAAAATTTTGTATCATCATATTGGGAATAAAATAATTTCTTATAACCGGACAACACAACTCTAAAGAATTGATAGAGACTTTAAATAATATATACACTTGATATATGGTGGTTGTGATCCTGGATATGTTATATTCACTTTTAAGGGGGTTTCATGCTTATCGTGTGTTTTTTGTTATCTTACGACTATATTCGATTCTCTTCCTATCTGTATTTTTTGTTATAATTTTCCCAGCATTGGCCCGCTTGTACCGGTGGTTGTCACGGATATCTATAATGACGCTGACGCATGGCACGAAATGATTGGAGGGCCCACCGTAACGAAGCAGCATGAGGGTGACCGGTGGGTCTGTCAGGGATTGGCCCGCTTGCATTTGGGGACGGCATCTTCTGTTCCAATGTGACGCAGCCAGGGTGAGGAACACGAGGGAACAGGAACTGATGAGCTGAACACTGGGGGAATCCGATGGGCCAATCAGGCCCAGTCCGAGGGGTAGGtaagaggagaaggaagatgtgCCCAGGCCGGCCTATGTGGAGACATGCTGCTGGGCTGCTTCCTTGGTCGGCCTGCACGCGCTCCGGTTGGCTCTCAGTTTCTTCTGCCCACAGATTCTACGTCTTTATCTTTACCTAAgctcttgtttagttcaccctcAATTTCCAACTTTAGCattatgaaaaagaagattccccatcatatcaaacttacggtacatgtatggagtactaaatgtagacgaaattaaaaactaattgcacagttttgtt from Setaria italica strain Yugu1 chromosome II, Setaria_italica_v2.0, whole genome shotgun sequence encodes the following:
- the LOC101771676 gene encoding potassium transporter 23, whose product is MDDGGIQEEPPTERFLTPTRSGGSRWVDGSEVDSSESASWSLGDERSGATTSAEWGAAASAGAPASRVSSGTFRRRLGKRPRRVDSLDVEAMNVRGAHGHSSKELSMVSTIAMAFQTLGVVYGDMGTSPLYVFSDVFSKVPIKSEVEILGALSLVMYTIALIPFAKYVFIVLKANDNGEGGTFALYSLICRYAKVSLLPNQQRVDEDISSFRLKLPTPELERAMFVKDCLEKKPLFKNILLFLVLMGTSMVIGDGILTPSMSVMSAVSGLQGQVRGFDTDAVVIVSIIVLVLLFSVQRFGTGKVGFMFAPILGLWFLNLGSIGIYNIVKYDISVVRAFNPVYIYLFFATNGLKAWSALGGCVLCITGAEAMFADLGHFSVKSIQIAFTAIVFPCLLIAYMGQAAFLMKNPLAVQRVFYDSVPGVLFWPVFVIATLAAMIASQAMISATFSCIKQAMALGCFPRIKIIHTSKKVMGQIYIPVMNWFLMVMCIIIVAAFRSTNDIANAYGIAEVGVMMVSTVLVTLVMMLIWQTNLFLVLFFPILFGTVEFVYLTAVLSKIKEGGWLPLAFSSLFLCIMYTWNYGSVLKYQSEMRGKISLDCILDLGATLGTVRVPGIGLVYNELVQGIPSIFGQLLVTLPAMHSTIVFVCIKYVPIPYVPLEERFLFRRVGQKDYHMFRCVARYGYKDVRKEDHGFFEQLLVESLEKFLRREAQEIALEASTTDAERDDISVVSEVPQSPACEGDLQTPLLSDQRSGDDNRMGTRDGNAPVLPSSSMSAEEDPALEYELEALREAIASGFTYLLAHGDVRARKESFFTKKFIINYFYAFLRRNCRAGTATLKVPHSNIMRVGMTYMV